In Desulfurobacterium indicum, a single genomic region encodes these proteins:
- a CDS encoding transposase — MRNGITSWGTPHKYQPQEAKMELQKILPDLVKEVVKQTLESIMTAEREVFLKEHGGTKNGFYVRNLDTVIGKLENLRIPRDREGKFRTKLIEPYRRRDINLEDLILGMFASGMSARAVAQALESVFELKYSPSTISKISQVTLEEI, encoded by the coding sequence TTGAGAAATGGGATAACCTCCTGGGGAACACCCCACAAATACCAACCCCAGGAGGCAAAAATGGAACTACAGAAGATTTTACCAGACCTAGTTAAGGAAGTGGTAAAGCAAACCTTAGAGTCAATCATGACGGCTGAAAGAGAAGTGTTTCTTAAAGAACATGGAGGAACAAAGAACGGCTTTTACGTTAGAAACTTAGATACTGTTATCGGTAAGCTTGAAAATCTGAGAATTCCAAGAGATAGAGAGGGAAAATTCAGAACAAAGTTGATAGAACCTTATAGAAGAAGAGATATCAATCTTGAAGACTTAATACTTGGGATGTTTGCCTCTGGTATGAGTGCAAGAGCAGTAGCCCAGGCTCTTGAAAGCGTGTTTGAACTTAAATACTCACCCTCAACCATAAGCAAAATATCGCAGGTAACCTTAGAGGAAATA